Proteins from a genomic interval of Candidatus Woesearchaeota archaeon:
- a CDS encoding metallophosphoesterase gives MKLLAFVDVHRRKIFMEKIVKKVKKYKVEVVVCAGDLSTFERGLSPMITMLGQLHIPVIMTHGNHETPEKVLRLCNKYPLLYFVHNSFTTCNNYLFLGYGGGGFGRTSPRLEKNIQRFQKIATKKPVIFITHAPGYHTKLDKLGRNQYCGNKTIRKTIELLEPVLHICGHIHENAGKYDYIKKTLTMNPGPEGKVLEIHDHRATIIA, from the coding sequence ATGAAGCTGTTAGCCTTTGTGGATGTCCATCGAAGAAAGATTTTCATGGAGAAGATTGTTAAGAAAGTCAAAAAGTACAAGGTTGAGGTTGTGGTCTGTGCAGGAGATTTATCAACCTTTGAACGTGGTCTCTCACCCATGATTACGATGCTTGGACAGCTCCATATTCCGGTTATCATGACGCATGGAAACCATGAGACTCCAGAAAAGGTACTCAGGTTGTGCAACAAATATCCGTTGTTGTACTTTGTCCACAACTCTTTCACCACCTGTAACAACTACCTCTTTCTCGGTTATGGTGGTGGTGGCTTCGGCAGGACTTCCCCGCGGTTAGAAAAAAATATTCAGCGTTTCCAAAAAATAGCGACAAAAAAACCGGTTATTTTTATAACCCATGCCCCTGGCTATCACACTAAACTTGATAAACTTGGTCGTAATCAATACTGTGGCAATAAAACAATCAGGAAAACTATTGAACTTCTCGAACCTGTACTCCACATCTGTGGTCATATCCATGAAAATGCCGGAAAATACGATTACATCAAGAAAACACTAACCATGAATCCTGGCCCAGAAGGAAAAGTACTTGAGATTCATGACCATCGTGCCACTATTATTGCCTGA